The Polypterus senegalus isolate Bchr_013 chromosome 7, ASM1683550v1, whole genome shotgun sequence genome segment AATTAATCCTaaagtgcttttgttttgttgtaaattGACTTAAATAGCATACGGTATAAACGTCAGAGAATGTTTTAGAGACATACAGCGTGTgacttttactgattttattttcttagtttaTAACCTGCAACTACAGAACACGTAGTTCGGGTGTCATCGTTTTTGTGAGTTTATGAGTTGCTGTGGCCGTGTTTGGATTCAGTATCATTTAGATTCAGAAAAGTTCGACCGCATGATTTTAACAGTCTACATTTAAATTATGAAGCTGTAATTTAACTAAATTTAAAGACGAATTTCAAATTCGACAGACATTCTATGAGATAGAACAaacacttaaaatgtttttaacatgACAAAATGGAATTATTAGGCCTAATATTACCCAGCTCGTGTATGTAAACAGTCTATGGGATGTCAATATAAGTACGAAacagactgaaatgaaaaacaatggtgtccataaatatttaaatactattCCAGCTTTACTGGAAAAACAAACTACAGAATTGCCAAAagtttaagaatttaaaaatatatatttaaatgtaaaatatatattaaactcAAACAAATGTCCAACACCTCCTTTTTCCCGTCAACACATGTGAGTGAGTCTATCTGCGTGATTGTGTGTAAACCTCCGTTTTGGTTTGTGGTTATCTAAAATGTGTCTCTTGGTTGGTGATTAAATGAAACTGCACATTTAATACTTTAAccatatcaaataaaaatatgcaaaagtaGATCTGTTGACAGTTTTAGGTGGACCACTTcatatatttgtcattttagtATTTTCTGTTTCAAGTTTATACTGAACCGGAAACAATGAGTGCATTGCGGGTATGTGTGTACGCATGTTTACTTGGCATCCTGGATGAAATGAAATTAATAGAAGGCATTGAAGTATATAGCAATGCCAATGACTAAATATTCTCTTTCGTATAATTccagcaaaaataaaacttagcaaattgtttaaaattatctaGAAATGTCTGTTTTCTTTGCATTGTAATATGAATTTAATATTCAAAGATGACCTAATTGACGACACATCCAACAATAAAGACTAGCTCATCAAAGTACAAGGACAAAAGTTCGTCCAACTTCGCAAATGCCCACCTCCACAAATACGAAAATTTTACATAGGTTTTGCATTTGCGGCCTTTATATACGTGCTTGACTTTTCCACCAGTCCTACATTACTTATTATTCGCGCTATCTGAGACCTTAAATAGTTCTTAGCtttgaataagaaaaagaatGAGATAGGAAAGGGCTAAAATGCGGAAACGTGCTAGCTTATTGATGCCGTAGTTTTTATTCGGTGCGTGCGTGTATGTCTGCGAGTTCCCTGAGCGAGTCGATCTTTTTTCCTGTTCCTTTAATCTGTTGACACTATCGCTTGGACAAACAGCATGTATCGATCTTCTCATTATGTGATCAAACACCAAACAGTGCAGGTGAGAAGCCCTCCGCTGGAGACTTTCCCTTGATGCACTCATTGCGACACTCACGCAATTGAGCGTATTCTATTACACATACAATAACATCCAcgaaaaattaaatatttcattttggctccgttttaaagcactttttccaccaaGTGGCTAAAACATATACTATTTACAATCGGGACGTTTCTTTTAGTTTGAATGTGCTGTAATTGTATAATGGTGTTTTacatcatattttaaaaagttacctCGATACTACACCGAgaccaaaaaatacaaagaaaatgcacTTGCCTTTCAAAAATGCGTTTCCTGTACTTGCGAATCGGTGTTACTGGAGCTTCAATTATCATCCACACTTAAAGAAGGCTGAGAAGCTTTTTGATTTCTGTGTTACTGGGTCCACTTTCTGTCTTTAGCCTCGCTGTTTTCAAGccatcgctctctctctctctctcctttcttcACTCTTTACAATCTCTCGCcactctccattactctgtattacttctctctctctctctctctctctctctctctctctctctctctctctctctctctctctcctgcacatTTTATAGAGTAAAATCTTGATGATACACTAACAGAGGTTTCGCTTTGTCTGGTTTAATCTTGTTCGTTTCACCCTTTTGCTAAAGAAGACGAGGTGCACTGGATTGCGTCCAAGTGGCGACGAAGGCAGATTGACTCTTTTTTAATCAATTATACTGAATTCTACCACTTTATTAAACAGTCCTATGATACAATACTTCggaattaaatttaaatgttatcTTAGGCATTAAAACAACTAATAATCATCATGTTTGCTAAAAACGAGTCTCCACAATAATTAAAGTTAGGATGTAAATTACGTATTCAACATGAAATGTAGAAAACATTAATTATTCAGAATCTAAGTTATTTTTCAATCTATGCATATGTGTCGAACACATGTTGATTATTTTTGCAAATGGAGATGCTTTCGTGCCCTGCATTCGCCCTTTAAACCGTCAGTATTGATACAAACAATTGCTACGCGTCGTggggtttattttctttttaaatattaataatcaaTACCCCACTCCACTTCTGTTTCCAAATTATTTTTATCTGTATTATCTCTAGGCTGTAGCCGTATACACCAATGCCCACAGGTTTTTCGTGTATGAAGATAAAGAATTAAGCAAAAGTGTCTGTAACATATGAACACTTATGATGGGCACAAAATAGTGATAGCAGAATCCAGTAATATTTAAATAAGGGTTGAacttaaaaaaagggggaaaaagagttaataataataaattagaagTGTATCTTGTGATAATTTACtgtacgctagatggcagcccgaTCCAGTGATTTCTAGTGTTAAGAACTCAATTCAGTGAATGTGTAAGATAGCTTAAGGTTAATTTCCCCTTTCAATTTACTGGTAAACTTCCTATCAATTCAGAATGAGTTCTGGTTGTAAAATATACCTGCACTAATTACGTTCAGCGTTAATTGGTTTATTTCCTTATGAATACGGCGACCACTTTTCActatatctggtcataaaactttttctatctatctatctatctgtctatctatctatctattaaaataaGTTGACATAATTTGTAAATACGTATTGTATTTGTAGTAAAAttttgtatttcataataattcACATTAATGATATCTTTACTATTTCGAAACAATAGTATCactgatatatgtatatatacaattatatattgTGTTCACGATACTGTTATttcctgtctttttatttttctgtgcgtTAACAGGATATTTTAAAGATGTCAATGCCAttaggtatctatctatctatctatctatctatctatctatctatctatctatctatctatctatctatctatctatctatctatagtttcCAAATAAATACCGTTTTAAAGTAAATATTGCTACCTTTCTAATGATCCCAAAGCATGAAAGTGCTTTCTTTCAAGTTTGTCATTAACGTACAGAAAGGAACTCAAAGGAAAAAGACTCAAAGTACATGTTTGCGTCGGTTTATTACTTGAcgtttttttgtaaaatctttgTTAATAGCAATAATACAACAAGGcttctctcactttctctctctcctcgTCTCTCTTCCTTGCTCTCGCTCTCTCGCTTTatgtctctctcctctctctctctctccccttgtCTACGTATATATAGACAGAGGGGGAGAAGATGGGGGGAGAGAGaaacggagagagagagagagagagagagagagagattttccCTCATTTCTACTATTCGGTCCAGGGCTTCTTCCTCTTTTTTGTGACAATAGACGACCCATACTAATCAGGTCTCAAAGTAAATAGCTGCGCAGGGCGAGCTCAATGTAAATTGTGCTTGTCAGAGCCCCCAGTCGTAGGTAGCAAGGAATCGGGACTCCAACCAATGAAGTGAAAGAGGCTTGGCTAACCTTAGCCTCCCATTTTTTCTCCCCCCAATGCAGGGCTCTGACCAGTCAGTCGCCTTTGATTATCAGTTGCCAGCAGTCCCTCTCTTGGCTCCTTGACATGAGCACCATATAAGGCGCAGCGATCTCCATAGAAACGTGTCAGTTTCAATAGTAGTGTCAAAGTTCACTATATACAGACATTCGCGCAGATCCCCGTTTCGGAAACATTGCTCTGCTGGTCTTCCCGTTTAAACGCATTCATTTTTGGGTCTCTCTTCCTTGCATATTCTATTAGTtgttgggtttttctttttttttttgtcttcttctttctctttcgcTCCATTGCTGCGGAGAGGTGAATCTACAGGGGCACTTTGGCGGCGCATTTTTGTATGATCGaaatgagttttatttaatatatacatgTAATTCCGATCAtttcttctcttccaccactgaAGATAGGAGTAAAACggagcaaaaaggaaaaaagaagaggaTTTATTTGTCGCCATACTTTGGATCGCGTGTTCTTCTTCCATGTATGTTTTTGTGTGCATTGCTTATCCGTGATTTCGACCTCTCTACTGTTATTTAGAGCAAACTCTGTAATCTGTAACCCCTCGCTCCCTGTTTTCCAAGATTGGTTTCCTGAATGGCTGACAGCATTTTACCCTGGAACTGGCCTCCCGACACTTGCATATCCTGATCGGGTGCCTTGTTATAACCAGTTGTGTTTTTAATGCACTAATCTTCTTCTTTTGTACTTTAATTGTGCATGTGATCGCCTGCTCAGATTTGACTTTTTACACGCCCGGACGCTTGAAATCgcctttcttttttccactttccAAAATTCCTGCGATCAGCTCGCTTAGCAGCACTTTTTGGGCCCGAGATATGGCAATGGTAGTTAGCAGCTGGCGAGATCCGCAGGAAGACGTGGCCGGAGGAACTCCGAGCGGCCCCAACACAACAACCCAGCCGGGAAGAGAACAGCAGCAGTCGGCGTCAGCGGCACCTCACACACCGCAGACACCGAGCCAGACAGGACCCCCATCAACGCCGGGAACCGCCGGCGACAAGGGGCAAAGTCAACAGAATTCTGGGCAAACGCAGCAGCATATAGAGTGTGTGGTTTGCGGGGATAAATCCAGCGGCAAGCACTACGGTCAGTTCACCTGCGAAGGTTGCAAAAGTTTTTTCAAGAGAAGTGTCCGGAGGAACTTAACGTACACATGTCGTGCCAACAGGAACTGTCCCATCGACCAGCACCACCGCAACCAGTGCCAGTACTGTCGCTTAAAGAAGTGCCTCAAAGTGGGGATGAGGCGGGAAggtgaatattatttttattgtaacatCCTAATTTACATCTTTTAAAAACTGGCCTATTTACAATGTGAGTAAGCCTGAAGACGGTAACATAAACGCGGGATGATTCCGTTGaaaataatagtaatttttttttttattaattattgttgtaTTGTTTACAGTGGTGATCTAGTTCTTTTGGAATCtaacaccatttaacaaaggAGCTCGggattaattgtttctttttataatacACTGCATACAGCATTCATGTAACCTTGATAATTGGCGCTTTCTGATGAGAAAAAGTTGTATTTAATGCACAGTGTGTTGACCTAAATATGAAAAGTAAATTACCACATCATGCAATTCAAACCGCCTATTGTACGTAGAATGTTCTATTTAATATCATATACTGAGGCATTTACACTCgattatctttttttgttttatttaaaatttagagcgatgtgtttttttcctcagatttctGAGGGATGTGCAGTACAGAAGTTGATAATGTGCTTTAAGTGTACATTTACATTGCATTCCAACATTAGTACAGAAATTACTATGACGtccatatataaatacaatgaatgaAAAATTATACAGTGTCGCTGACTGTATCTCGTTAAGAGTGGAAAACAAGAATACCTtgtaatttcatttgttttgttgaaaactgaaaaaacactttttgtacattgcgaataataatgataatattatcCATTTAAAAACCCAAAGCACTGTTAAAAttgttattacaatttttttttaattatgacaaaATCGTAGTGCATTTCACGTTATGTGTTTAATCCAGGCTATAAAGTGCAAATTATTGTCGTGCTTCAGCATGCGTAAAAATAACAACGCACGTTGTCAGAGTGATTGCTTTTGGCTGTAAATAGCATTGTAAAACTTTAATCCTGCACTCTCCTAGTTCGTTGAAATAAGATATATCAGTAGCAGCGCTATAAGCGGGAGAGAGggggaaggcaaaaaaaaaaaactttagtcaCCTTTAGCCACTGCAAGCATGGTTGCGTTTTGCATTCAGATGGTTAATGAATCCTTCTGTTTAGCAGCCACAAGCTGCTGTATTCACTGTGTATAGCTGTCTGAATGATTTCGCACTTGCTGCCTTCGACAGATCTTACACCCTAACTTCTTGATCATGTTTTCTTATTGTAAGTGGTAGCATTTAcgattatttctattatttatttcagtattagATAGCTTTGTTTTGAATTGGAACAGCTGACTTTTGCAAAGAGACCTGATTGAaatcttttgtttgtttattatgaaacagacagacagacatgcagacagacagacagacagacagacagacagacagacagacagatagatagatagatagatagatagatagatagatagatagatagatagatagatagataatttataaaTGCGCCAGTAACTTTTATTAAAGGGGTCTTCCTCTGTATCAATGCACATTTATAGAAGGAAAAGCTATGAAGAAGGCAATACATTGTAAACATTCATGACACgctaaggtaaaaaaaaagaactgttcaTACAATTGTTTGCAATGGATCTGTGTTTATGAGCCCTGGATGCACATTTCCTctcgtttttctttctttttgtcagcGGTTCAGCGAGGAAGAATGCCTCCTACCCAGCCGAACCCAGGCCAGTACGCTCTGACGAACGGAGACCCTTTGAACGGCCATTGCTATCTCTCCGGATACATCTCTTTGCTGCTGCGGGCTGAACCATACCCAACCTCCCGCTACGGCAGCCAGTGCATGCAACCGAACAATATCATGGGTATCGAGAACATCTGTGAGCTGGCTGCCCGTTTACTGTTTAGTGCTGTGGAGTGGGCCAGGAACATCCCTTTCTTCCCCGATCTACAGATCACAGACCAAGTGTCCCTGCTCAGGCTAACTTGGAGCGAGTTGTTTGTGCTGAACGCGGCCCAGTGTTCCATGCCCCTCCATGTGGCCCCTCTGCTTGCGGCGGCGGGCCTGCACGCCTCACCCATGTCAGCGGACCGGGTAGTGGCTTTCATGGATCACATCCGCATCTTCCAAGAGCAGGTGGAGAAACTCAAGGCCCTTCACGTAGACTCGGCGGAGTACAGCTGCATCAAAGCCATCGTACTCTTCACCTCAGGTGAGTGAAAGAGGACCAAGGACAGGATGACAGGATCACCACTAGATTTTTTAAATTCAGCGCAATATATATAAGGCAGCCTGAAGTCGTATCCGCCTGCAAGTTCATGAAAGTAACGagaatacacacagacacaatttTGCGTATACAGTTTATACGCTTGGCATTCCATTCAAAATCTAACGGTTAATAAATGATGCTAAAACAGCCAGAAATGCGATTTCCTACTGGAATTAACAGAGTGGCCAGactaaatttgtattttaaaagtcCCCACAACAACAGAAATTCATGGAGCTCAAATCTCACCGCATGCCGTGCTTCATTGATACAGGGAAAGATATAGTCGTCTCCGTGGTAGATtggttttatttccattttttccgTCGACAGTAGAAAAAAGAGAGCAATGCAGCTGACATCATGACCAGACtgctatttaaaaattatatgcCGAAATGAGTGAAGAAAGACAGTTACAACACTGTTCTTTCAAAACCTTAATTATACGCTATGTTCGACGATAATGCTATTTAgtttgcttcattttatataataaaatatgccatGATATAAATAATAACTACTAGGTATAATCGTTGTGGTAAACTGCACTAAATAAATTCGCAACCAGAAGCTACAGAGAAAAGCAGAGtatcttttttgattttaaaataatttttaatgtaaaatagtaaTATTCATATCGTActattaataaaactaaaagtgtTGCTTCATTAGCGGTTGCAAAATTCTTTAGTATTAAATAGAAGTTATTTCAGTTAGCTGCGTTTGAATTGTCGACAGTAACACTAGCAGAGTAGTTTGAGATGATCCTGGAATGGGCCTAGGCAAGCCTCAGAAACCTAGCACCTCACAGGAGGTTATTCTTCATACAGGCAGAAAGATTACGAATaagcactatttatttatttatttatttattttacaattgaaACATACATGTCGTTGCTATCtggtttaaatattgtaaattgaaTGTGGTAAATTAGTTTTGGATCATATCATGTTCTTTGACTGCCCCCTTTTACTCTGTTTGCAAATGCAGGATTTTAAGCTAACAGCTAAACTGAAACTTGTAAAATCTACAATTCAATTACACTGCAGTGAAAACCACGACATTTTTCCATTCTGAGTATATTTAGAGCAATCTAAAGTTTCCTGTCATATCAAAACATTTCCGTTTATGCAAGTGTGCATATGTGTAGGTCTGTATGAAtgcattaatgtattttttaaaagtgaaagGATTAATCCAgcctatttattttcaaaaagaaaaaatgcaaatctgCATTCATATACCATTTGCAAACCTGTGCCTAATTCTAATTTGAAATTACCTACTTATTTTTGAATATTGTCTAGTTTTAATTCTAAATGTATCCATGTTTAGTAAAATTGTACTTTCACTAGGATTTCCCTAAActaataatattgttttctttatatgTAGTAGGTATATTTGTTTGATTATTATTTACGAGAAGAAACTAATTTAGAAAGTTTAAGAGAACCAAAGCAACACACAGTGAcgtataaatacaaatataaagtatTGCTAAATCCTGGTATAAAAAATTGATTTACTTGTCAAAACGTCCTTCTTATTTCTGAGCTCAAAGCGCGTCTTTACGTTGGTACCtcactattattttaaaaaaggaaatacattatgattaattattaatttgaaaTCAATTACATCGTTTTATATGGAACATCATTTTAAACGTTTTAGGACACTGGTCACGTTgtaattcatatctatctatctatctatctatctatctatctatctatctatctatgtcaatTTTAGAAATAGCAAACCTTCTTATTCGCAAATAACTGGGAATAAAAGAGTTCAATATTGCATTGATTCAATATTGCATCTATCTATcgttttttatgatgttttatttcACATTCCCTAACCCAATGACATGATATTTTACAATATTGTCTAAtacgtttttgtttttattgttggatagctattataatattttactttaattgtaCTCTGTTAATTATACTGCAGTTTATTTAGATATAGAATTTGTAAGCTGACTGTCCAAATTAATGTGAAATGCAGAATTACCACACATTTTTCCCGTTACTCATTTTAAACCAAATTAGAGATACAGAACTTTTATTTgtaacatatttaatatttataagtATGCGGATTATTTTGaagttttagatatttttatatattattatttattttgtttttgtcaaaagTCCACCGAAACAAAATTGTTTCCCATGGTCATAAAAGTATCTTACGCTGCGAGGGGTACCTAAAATCGCCCATTTGAATGTTACAGCAAAGTAGTTATTATCATATTCTCTTAATATAAAGTGTGGTAGTGTTTCTTTGTCAAAATCCTGAAGTCTGAAAGTTTAACGCGGTTGCTCAGCCAAATAATTTGTTAATCATTTGTTGTAATGGCTGACCAATAAACTCGAAGCTTTTAACTACGTCAGGGGGCAAAACTGGAATATCACAGTTCATGTAAGAAAGCGGGCTGATTGTACTAGTGCATCTTGGCATcgcttttactttttatgttttagtggGGTATTTCTTAGAGTATAGTAATCTTTGAACTCTTCCGCAACACCTCGATACTAATATTTGAGGGCGGTAATGGACACTTTGTTTTGCATAGTGTCTGCTCAGTTGTACCTTCGTGTAAATCAAACTGAAGGTTGTAACTTGGCACCATCGAAGTTCACAAGTTCATAAGGGTATTGTGTCTGACCACAATGAATTATTACCCAAACAAGCGGAGGACGTCGACTTTGTAAGGATAGCCTTGTTTATTAATATATCCAATtgatttgaaagaaagaaagaaagaaagaatgaaagaaagaatgtaaagtctttctttctttctttctttctttctttgtgacTAAGTAGATTTGTGTTAGTACActttcttttaattacttttttgaccttatttatttaaactgtttttaaaaagatgATAATCTcgtgaccttgaattggattaagcggtTTTCTAAATGTACCTATGTAAATAATATATGACTAggtatgaaattgtttcttcgACAAAAAAAGAGAAGATAGTTTGAAATGTGATTCAATGTTAGAATAAATGAACACACCACTGAAACAGAAAGACACTTTGTCTAAGAACAGAACACATTTCAGTTATTGTTCATGAAAAGTGTCAGTGTTTTTAATCGTAGTGCATCATTGTACAGGGCGGGCTGATCTGATCAGAGAGTCATAGCTTATTTTCTGTTAAGCTGGGAATTCTGAGCTGTACTGTGCTTGACGAGTGTTTAATTAAGACCAGGGAAGCAAAGCgtgttccaggattttttttttcattgaccaGCTAGTGCAAACATGTAAATTACACATTAAACCCTCCTCTAAGGGAAACTTTCCATTAGaaacttttgcttttttaatttaatttgtggatttttgcgTTGAGATCCGACTTTCCCCTATTCATTACCTTGGCCTTTTTTTACTTGCACGAAGCTGACACTGAAAAATATTGATACGCCAATTTAATGAATAAAAGATGTGCAATAGAGCGCATGTGCACAGGCTGAATGACAAGTCAACTAAAATGTGAATTTACACATAGAATAACTAACTCCAAAGTATATTTATTGACTTTTGGTTTATTCTCTTGTACTTGCGTAAATAAGCATATACACGAATTCCGCATCTCAGTGGTGTGTGCGTCTGTGCCTGGATGTATACATTTTAGGACAAACAGCAGAcctgcagattattattattatcattattattaatagt includes the following:
- the nr2f1a gene encoding nuclear receptor subfamily 2 group F member 1-A isoform X2, with translation MAMVVSSWRDPQEDVAGGTPSGPNTTTQPGREQQQSASAAPHTPQTPSQTGPPSTPGTAGDKGQSQQNSGQTQQHIECVVCGDKSSGKHYGQFTCEGCKSFFKRSVRRNLTYTCRANRNCPIDQHHRNQCQYCRLKKCLKVGMRREVQRGRMPPTQPNPGQYALTNGDPLNGHCYLSGYISLLLRAEPYPTSRYGSQCMQPNNIMGIENICELAARLLFSAVEWARNIPFFPDLQITDQVSLLRLTWSELFVLNAAQCSMPLHVAPLLAAAGLHASPMSADRVVAFMDHIRIFQEQVEKLKALHVDSAEYSCIKAIVLFTSDACGLSDAAHIESLQEKSQCALEEYVRSQYPNQPSRFGKLLLRLPSLRTVSSSVIEQLFFVRLVGKTPIETLIRDMLLSGSSFNWPYMSIQ
- the nr2f1a gene encoding nuclear receptor subfamily 2 group F member 1-A isoform X1, which produces MAMVVSSWRDPQEDVAGGTPSGPNTTTQPGREQQQSASAAPHTPQTPSQTGPPSTPGTAGDKGQSQQNSGQTQQHIECVVCGDKSSGKHYGQFTCEGCKSFFKRSVRRNLTYTCRANRNCPIDQHHRNQCQYCRLKKCLKVGMRREAVQRGRMPPTQPNPGQYALTNGDPLNGHCYLSGYISLLLRAEPYPTSRYGSQCMQPNNIMGIENICELAARLLFSAVEWARNIPFFPDLQITDQVSLLRLTWSELFVLNAAQCSMPLHVAPLLAAAGLHASPMSADRVVAFMDHIRIFQEQVEKLKALHVDSAEYSCIKAIVLFTSDACGLSDAAHIESLQEKSQCALEEYVRSQYPNQPSRFGKLLLRLPSLRTVSSSVIEQLFFVRLVGKTPIETLIRDMLLSGSSFNWPYMSIQ
- the nr2f1a gene encoding nuclear receptor subfamily 2 group F member 1-A isoform X3; this translates as MFSYSVQRGRMPPTQPNPGQYALTNGDPLNGHCYLSGYISLLLRAEPYPTSRYGSQCMQPNNIMGIENICELAARLLFSAVEWARNIPFFPDLQITDQVSLLRLTWSELFVLNAAQCSMPLHVAPLLAAAGLHASPMSADRVVAFMDHIRIFQEQVEKLKALHVDSAEYSCIKAIVLFTSDACGLSDAAHIESLQEKSQCALEEYVRSQYPNQPSRFGKLLLRLPSLRTVSSSVIEQLFFVRLVGKTPIETLIRDMLLSGSSFNWPYMSIQ
- the nr2f1a gene encoding nuclear receptor subfamily 2 group F member 1-A isoform X4, with product MFSYFQRGRMPPTQPNPGQYALTNGDPLNGHCYLSGYISLLLRAEPYPTSRYGSQCMQPNNIMGIENICELAARLLFSAVEWARNIPFFPDLQITDQVSLLRLTWSELFVLNAAQCSMPLHVAPLLAAAGLHASPMSADRVVAFMDHIRIFQEQVEKLKALHVDSAEYSCIKAIVLFTSDACGLSDAAHIESLQEKSQCALEEYVRSQYPNQPSRFGKLLLRLPSLRTVSSSVIEQLFFVRLVGKTPIETLIRDMLLSGSSFNWPYMSIQ
- the nr2f1a gene encoding nuclear receptor subfamily 2 group F member 1-A isoform X5, yielding MPPTQPNPGQYALTNGDPLNGHCYLSGYISLLLRAEPYPTSRYGSQCMQPNNIMGIENICELAARLLFSAVEWARNIPFFPDLQITDQVSLLRLTWSELFVLNAAQCSMPLHVAPLLAAAGLHASPMSADRVVAFMDHIRIFQEQVEKLKALHVDSAEYSCIKAIVLFTSDACGLSDAAHIESLQEKSQCALEEYVRSQYPNQPSRFGKLLLRLPSLRTVSSSVIEQLFFVRLVGKTPIETLIRDMLLSGSSFNWPYMSIQ